One Plasmodium cynomolgi strain B DNA, chromosome 12, whole genome shotgun sequence genomic region harbors:
- a CDS encoding hypothetical protein (putative), with the protein MIYAIGTNIIKEDVVNNHRIIFKSDQNRITKLYVDGGQKYICCCKESKLISDIYIHNFDHEGDPIILSLHKFRTLDVSISKDGKYLLSSGGEDDKTLILTQIENQKFIYKSSSDYPYSNVSFFHNSNNFIIAKLNSIKICYYDFTKKLMSEEEVNTSIYKRQFVCLELKKNDEYAYLGTTTGDVLVVNIKSKVLEKILPENYLFSNGINVVKILSDNTILTGSGDGYVSLIDVAEKKIVRKTKLYGSINSIEMRNDSTLYISVHENVIYVMDVINNTHKVLMFLHNNYIRDLCFPFDYNYIMYTCSHNNIMAWHFYEKKIIFLKNIDKGKFVYYDRKFLNIPTDKKEKLCKMNKLHEAQIAHTLEKKNNNGDTFDKINKNLTCHSIQITKDGKYVALSVHNNIYLLTSKYMKIVTVILNSHYDYCNALLLHNHYDLITAGNHGDIKFWRFQDGKYVNVNTVSYHAMAINRIILYGGKYLCSCSEDGLITIYNIDESTLVKKIIDTSNARYRQICLNKKYDILLCCGNNNIFMYYDLIKNEISKHFYYSPFHNVLTVDMDDTGTYFITGSDDCKLRLYEFKTCTCLYIGDAHNDVINKCMFTVDNHFIISVSKDESKAQRVRQVLSRSVPTAKAKKCNKTNAATNSPNCAGIIYWNVPAEMKKQGLAKELEE; encoded by the exons ATGATCTATGCCATAGGAACCAACATTATAAAAGAAGACGTGGTGAATAATCATAgaatcatttttaaaagtgacCAAAATAGAATCACCAAGTTATATGTCGATGGTGgtcaaaaatatatctgcTGCTGTAAGGAAAGTAAATTAATCTCTGACATAtatattcacaattttgaTCATGAGGGGGATCCGATTATTTTGTCTCTTCATAAGTTTAGGACTTTAGATGTTTCGATCAGCAAAGATGGGAAGTATTTACTTTCGTCCGGTGGGGAGGATGACAAAACGTTGATTTTGACTCAAATTGAGAAtcagaaatttatttacaagtCTTCTTCGGATTATCCCTACTCGaacgtttcctttttccacAACTCaaacaattttatcataG CCAAGCTTAACAGCATCAAGATCTGCTACTACGACTTCACGAAGAAGCTGATGAGCGAGGAGGAGGTGAACACCTCCATTTATAAGAGACAGTTTGTGTGTCTCGagctgaagaaaaacgatGAGTATGCCTACCTCGGGACAACGACAG GCGACGTCCTCGTGGTGAACATCAAGTCGAAGGTACTCGAGAAGATCCTCCCGGAGAATTACCTTTTCAGCAACGGGATAAATGTGGTGAAGATTCTGAGTGACAACACGATTCTGACAG GAAGCGGAGACGGCTATGTCAGCCTAATAGACGtggctgaaaaaaaaatcgtgagAAAAACAAAGCTGTACGGATCCATCAACTCCATAGAAATGAGAAACGACTCCACTCTATATATCAGCGTACACGAAAATGTCATATACGTCATGGACGTCATCAATAACACACACAAGGTGCTAATGTTCCTTCACAACAATTACATCCGAGACCTATGTTTCCCCTTCGATTACAATTATATCATGTACACCTGTAGCCACAACAACATAATGGCTTGgcatttttacgaaaaaaaaattatttttttaaaaaatatagataagGGAAAATTCGTCTATTACgatagaaaatttttgaacATACCAacagataaaaaagaaaaactatgcaaaatgaacaagctGCATGAAGCTCAAATTGCACacactttggaaaaaaaaaataacaatggGGATACATTCGataagataaataaaaacttgACATGCCACAGCATACAAATTACGAAAGATGGCAAATACGTTGCTCTCTCTGTCCacaataatatttatttgttaacGTCAAAGTATATGAAAATTGTTACAGTTATTTTAAACTCCCATTATGATTACTGCAATGCTTTGCTGCTTCACAATCACTATGATTTAATCACTGCTGGGAATCATGGCGACATTAAGTTTTGGAGATTTCAGGACGGCAAATATGTCAATGTGAATACTGTGAGTTACCACGCCATGGCCATCAACCGGATCATCCTCTACGGGGGAAAATAT CTCTGCAGCTGCAGCGAAGATGGACTCATTACCATTTACAACATCGATGAAAGCACActcgtgaaaaaaataatagacaCGAGCAACGCCAGATATAGGCAAATCTgcctgaacaaaaaatacgaCATCCTCCTCTGTTGCGGAAAtaacaacatttttatgtactacGATTTGATAAAAAACGAGATCAGCAAGCATTTTTACTATTCCCCCTTCCACAATGTCCTCACGGTCGACATGGACGACACGGGGACGTACTTCATAACAG GCTCCGACGACTGCAAGCTGCGGCTGTACGAATTCAAAACGTGCACGTGTCTCTACATCG GAGATGCACACAACGACGTCATAAACAAATGCATGTTCACGGTCGATAATCATTTCATCATATCGGTTTCGAAGGACGAAAGTAAGGCACAGCGAGTTAGGCAGGTGCTCTCACG CTCAGTGCCCACggcaaaagcgaaaaaatgtaacaaaacGAATGCGGCGACGAATTCCCCAAACTGTGCAGGCATAATTTACTGGAACGTTCCCGCGGAAATGAAGAAGCAGGGCTTGGCAAAAGAGCTCGAGGAGTAG
- a CDS encoding TBC domain containing protein (putative): protein MKLEGEKDEKKKDQTEKKNISQRMKKLCSILNSPIIDINELKNILWGGISDEMAFDVRENCWKLALGYLPLNREDTDKVLKKKRDEYENLKKEYYYNKSKLSEEELKILRQIKVDIPRTKSCYNIFNNKKIQQLSEQVLFIYSVRHPACGYVQGINDLVTPFLIVFLRPIVLKKEINSDDIDRISDDELRNVESDLYFCLSKLLEQIQDNYTFGQPGIQRAIIKVKEIVKRIDNSLFNHIYENNIDFIQFSFRWVNCLLLREFPINISIRLLDTYISDICDIFTDFHPYICAVFLVHWSKYLKEMDFQQMLLFMQRFPTQNWKIQDIESILSEAFVLKNAFQSSPKHFS, encoded by the exons atgaaattagagggagaaaaagatgaaaagaaaaaagatcaaacggaaaaaaaaaacatttcgcagaggatgaagaaattgtGTTCTATCCTGAACAGTCCTATTATCGACATAA ATGAACTGAAGAACATCCTATGGGGGGGAATATCCGATGAGATGGCCTTCGACGTGCGGGAGAACTGCTGGAAGCTAGCACTTGGGTACCTACCCCTAAATCGAGAAGATACAGATaaagtattaaaaaaaaaaagagatgaatacgaaaatttgaagaaagaaTATTACTAtaataaaagtaaattatcGGAAGAAGAACTGAAGATTTTACGTCAAATTAAGGTGGACATACCAAGAACGAAATCCtgttacaatatttttaataataaaaaaattcagcaaCTAAGCGAACAAGTATTGTTCATATACTCTGTTCGACATCCAGCTTGCGGATATGTACAAGGAATTAACGATTTAGTGACTCCATTTTTAATCGTTTTTTTAAGACCGATAGTTttaaagaaggaaataaattcTGATGATATAGACAGAATATCTGATGATGAGTTGAGGAACGTTGAATCGGATTTGTATTTTTGTCTTTCGAAACTGCTAGAACAGATTCAAGATAATTATACTTTTGGACAACCAGGAATTCAAAGGGCAATAATAAAAGTTAAAGAAATAGTAAAAAGAATCGATAATTCTTTGTTTAATCATATTTACGAAAATAATATCGACTTCATTCAGTTCTCCTTCCGATGGGTGAACTGTCTTTTGTTAAGGGAATTTCCCATAAATATTTCTATCCGATTGTTAGATACGTATATAAGTGACATATGTGACATTTTCACCGATTTCCACCCCTACATTTGCGCCGTTTTTTTAGTTCACTGGTCTAAGTACTTAAAAGAAATGGACTTTCAGCAGATGCTCCTTTTCATGCAGCGCTTTCCCACGCAGAACTGGAAGATTCAGGACATCGAGTCCATTTTGTCCGAGGCCTTCGTTTTGAAAAACGCCTTCCAATCCTCCCCCAAGCATTTTTCCTAG
- a CDS encoding hypothetical protein (putative), translating to MSFKEKLYKRKNCNEVVYEGQGKIYQNVKPNEKTLKPKNDVDEKLTKNLPFFMNKAVKNERDEDVEFVTKAMSTYLNVGEAIRVRLALLYSTEQFTLFRNYLIAIKEILKGVLTIKITRKGKIKKNILRFNPGHISIIANWSRKILMYDEITQINIGSSCTPELRLFEKKYQDTSNRPNYVVLRTLYRDYSFLFITDEKILVRVKSESPLIKLKNMLKNANGFAQNDDLYLNNSQMRELKDNTISTTAENCEDIRREQQEENYEGGRGSSSNHALAKGKLQDVNNVSQGFKYFFLSVLRSIKSRGVDMYNEEIKAIIKKNNMIFFDKYDFKNWKINCFFLFCQIQFDICGPEIWFTSKFDEILFTHMN from the exons ATGAGTTTTAAGGAAAAGTtatacaaaaggaagaactgTAATGAAGTCGTGTACGA GGGtcaaggaaaaatttatcaaaatgtGAAGCCGAATGAAAAGACATTAAAGCCGAAAAATG ACGTCGACGAAAAATTGACGAAGAACCTCCCCTTCTTTATGAACAAGGCTGTGAAAAATgag CGAGACGAAGACGTCGAATTCGTGACGAAGGCGATGAGCACTTATTTAAATGTGGGCGAGGCGATCAGAGTCCGATTGGCACTCTTGTACAGCACGGAGCAATTCACACTCTTTCGAAATTATTTGATAGCCATCAAGGAGATACTAAAGGGAGTTctaacaataaaaattacgcggaagggaaaaataaaaaaaaatatattaagatTTAATCCTGGACATATAAGTATCATAGCCAATTGGTCAAGGAAGATATTAATGTATGATGAAATTACCCAAATTAATATCGGCAGTAGCTGTACCCCCGAATTGAGATtgtttgagaaaaaatatcaggACACTTCCAACAGGCCCAACTATGTTGTGCTGAGGACTCTATACAGGGACTAcagttttttgtttattacggatgaaaaaattttagtgaGAGTTAAGAGTGAGTCTCCacttataaaattaaaaaatatgttaaaaaatgcaaatggtTTTGCGCAAAATGATGATTTGTACTTAAATAATTCCCAAATGAGGGAACTGAAAGATAACACTATTTCTACAACTGCGGAAAACTGTGAAGACATCAGGAGGGAGCAACAGGAGGAGAACTACGAGGGGGGACGAGGTAGCAGCAGCAATCACGCGTTAGCTAAGGGCAAACTGCAGGACGTGAATAATGTGAGCCAAGGATTtaagtacttttttttgagtgtACTTCGGAGCATCAAATCGAGGGGTGTTGACATGTACAATGAAGAAATCAAAGcgataattaaaaaaaataatatgattttttttgacaagtacgattttaaaaattggaaaattaattgttttttccttttctgtcaAATACAGTTTGACATTTGTGGACCAGAAATCTGGTTCACCTCCAAATTTGACGAGATACTCTTCACGCACATGAATTAG